A window of the Microtus pennsylvanicus isolate mMicPen1 chromosome 4, mMicPen1.hap1, whole genome shotgun sequence genome harbors these coding sequences:
- the Pcdh1 gene encoding protocadherin-1 isoform X2, translating into MGPLRPSSGPRGQRLLLPPLLLALLLLLAPSAGHTTQVVYKVPEEQPPNTLIGSLAADYGFPDVGHLYKLEVGAPYLRVDGKTGDIFTTETSIDREGLRECQNQIPGNPCILEFEVSITDLVQNGSPRLLEGQIEVQDINDNTPNFASPVITLAIPENTNIGSLFPIPLATDRDAGPNGVASYELQAGPEAQELFGLQVAEDQEEKQPQLIVMGNLDRERWDSYDLTIKVQDGGNPPRASSALLRVTVLDTNDNAPKFERPSYEAELSENSPIGHSVIQVKANDSDQGANAEIDYTFHQAPEVVKRLLRLDRNTGLITVQGPVDREDLSTLRFSVLARDRGATPKSARAQVVVTVKDMNDNAPTIEIRGIGLVTHQDGMANISEDVAEETAVALVQVSDRDEGENAAVTCVVAGDVPFQLRQASETGSDSKKKYFLQTTTPLDYEKVKDYTIEIVAVDSGNPPLSSTNSLKVQVVDVNDNAPVFTQSITEVAFPENNKPGEVVAEVTASDADSGSNAELVYSLEPEPAAQGLFTISPENGEIRVKTSLDREQRDSYELKVVAADRGSPSLQGTATVLVNVLDCNDNDPKFMLSGYNFSVMENMPALSPVGMVTVIDGDKGENARVQLSVEQDNGDFVIQNGTGTILSSLSFDREQQSTYTFQLKAVDGGVPPRSAYVGVTINVLDENDNAPFITAPSNTSHRLLTPQTRLGETVSQVTAEDIDSGVNAELTYSIAGGNPYGLFQIGSHSGAITLEKEIERRHHGLHRLVVKVSDRGKPPRYGTALVHLYVNETLANRTLLETLLVHSLDTPLDIDIAGDPEYERSKQRGNILFGVVAGVVAVALLIALAVLVRYCRQREAKSGYQAGKKETKDLYAPKPSGKAAKGSKNKGKKSKSPKPVKPVEDEDEAGLQKSLKFNLMSDAPGDSPRIHLPLNYPPGSPDLGRHYRSNSPLPSIQLQPQSPSASKKHQVVQDLPPANTFVGTGDTTSTGSEQYSDYSYRTNPPKYPSKQLPHRRVTFSATSQAQELQDPSQHSYYDSGLEESETPSSKSSSGPRLGPLALPEDHYERTTPDGSIGEMEHPENDLRPLPDVAMTGTCTRECSEFGHSDTCWMPGQSSPSRRTKSSALKLSTFVPYQDRGGQEPAGAGSPSPPEDRNTKTAPVRLLPSYSAFSHSSHDSCKDSATLEEIPLTQTSDFPPTATPASAQTAAKREIYL; encoded by the exons ATGGGGCCTCTGAGGCCCAGCTCTGGGCCCCGGGGGCAGCGGTTGCTGCTGCCCCCCTTATTGCTGGCACTGCTACTCCTATTGGCTCCATCTGCAGGCCATACCACCCAGGTAGTATACAAGGTGCCAGAAGAACAGCCGCCCAACACTCTCATCGGGAGCCTTGCCGCTGACTACGGTTTTCCAGACGTGGGTCATCTGTACAAACTAGAGGTAGGTGCTCCATACCTTCGAGTGGACGGCAAGACTGGCGACATTTTCACCACAGAGACCTCCATTGACCGAGAGGGACTCCGTGAATGCCAGAACCAGATCCCTGGGAACCCCTGTATCCTGGAGTTTGAGGTGTCTATCACGGACCTCGTGCAGAATGGCAGCCCCCGGCTGCTAGAGGGACAGATAGAGGTGCAGGACATCAATGACAACACACCCAACTTTGCCTCGCCAGTCATCACCCTGGCCATCCCTGAGAACACCAACATCGGCTCGCTCTTCCCCATCCCACTGGCCACAGACCGTGATGCTGGCCCCAATGGCGTAGCATCCTACGAGCTGCAGGCTGGGCCTGAGGCCCAGGAGCTATTTGGACTGCAGGTGGCTGAGGACCAGGAAGAGAAGCAGCCACAGCTCATTGTCATGGGCAACCTAGACCGTGAACGCTGGGACTCCTATGACCTCACCATCAAGGTACAGGATGGAGGGAATCCTCCACGAGCCAGCAGTGCCCTGCTGCGTGTCACTGTGCTTGATACAAATGACAACGCTCCCAAGTTCGAGCGGCCATCCTACGAAGCCGAGCTGTCTGAGAACAGCCCCATTGGCCACTCCGTCATCCAG GTGAAAGCCAATGACTCGGACCAAGGTGCCAATGCAGAGATTGACTATACCTTCCACCAGGCGCCTGAAGTTGTCAAGCGTCTTTTGCGACTAGACAGAAACACTGGACTTATCACCGTTCAGGGTCCTGTGGACCGTGAGGATCTAAGCACTCTGCGCTTCTCAGTGCTCGCCAGGGACCGAGGTGCCACCCCGAAGAGCGCCCGTGCCCAGGTAGTCGTGACTGTGAAAGACATGAACGACAATGCCCCCACCATTGAGATCCGAGGCATAGGGCTGGTGACTCACCAAGATGGGATGGCTAACATCTCAGAGGATGTGGCGGAGGAGACTGCAGTGGCCTTGGTGCAGGTATCTGATCGAGATGAAGGAGAGAATGCAGCGGTCACCTGTGTCGTAGCAGGGGATGTCCCCTTCCAGCTGCGCCAGGCCAGTGAGACAGGCAGTGACAGCAAGAAAAAGTACTTTCTGCAGACCACCACCCCTCTTGACTATGAGAAAGTCAAAGACTATACCATTGAGATCGTGGCGGTGGACTCCGGCAACCCCCCACTCTCTAGCACCAACTCCCTCAAGGTCCAGGTGGTTGACGTCAACGACAATGCCCCTGTCTTCACCCAGAGCATTACTGAAGTCGCCTTCCCAGAAAACAACAAGCCTGGGGAAGTGGTGGCCGAGGTCACTGCCAGTGACGCTGACTCCGGCTCTAACGCAGAGCTGGTGTATTCTCTGGAACCCGAGCCAGCTGCCCAGGGCCTCTTCACTATCTCACCTGAGAACGGAGAGATCCGGGTGAAGACGTCGCTGGATCGGGAACAGAGAGACAGCTATGAGCTGAAGGTGGTGGCGGCTGACCGGGGCAGTCCCAGCCTTCAGGGTACAGCCACGGTCCTTGTCAACGTGCTGGACTGCAACGACAACGACCCCAAGTTTATGCTGAGTGGCTACAACTTCTCTGTGATGGAGAACATGCCCGCACTGAGTCCAGTGGGCATGGTGACTGTCATTGATGGAGACAAGGGGGAGAATGCCAGGGTACAGCTCTCGGTAGAGCAGGACAACGGTGACTTTGTTATCCAGAACGGCACAGGCACCATCTTATCCAGCTTGAGCTTCGACAGGGAGCAACAGAGTACCTATACCTTCCAGCTGAAGGCGGTAGATGGTGGTGTCCCACCTCGCTCTGCCTACGTCGGCGTCACCATCAATGTGTTGGACGAGAACGACAATGCACCCTTTATCACCGCCCCCTCCAACACGTCTCACCGACTGCTGACCCCGCAGACGCGGCTTGGTGAGACAGTCAGTCAGGTGACGGCGGAGGACATTGACTCGGGTGTCAATGCTGAGCTGACCTATAGCATCGCTGGTGGCAACCCTTACGGACTCTTCCAGATTGGATCGCATTCAGGTGCCATCACCCTGGAGAAGGAGATTGAACGGCGCCACCACGGGTTACACCGCCTCGTGGTGAAGGTCAGTGACCGGGGCAAGCCCCCACGCTATGGCACAGCCTTGGTCCACCTTTACGTCAACGAGACCTTAGCCAACCGCACATTGCTAGAGACCCTCCTTGTCCATAGCCTGGACACACCACTGGACATCGACATCGCTGGGGACCCAGAGTACGAGCGCTCCAAGCAGCGTGGCAACATTCTCTTTGGTGTCGTGGCCGGAGTCGTAGCCGTGGCCCTACTCATCGCCCTGGCAGTGCTTGTGCGCTACTGCCGGCAGCGGGAGGCCAAGAGCGGCTATCAGGCTGGCAAGAAGGAGACTAAGGACCTGTATGCTCCCAAGCCCAGTGGCAAAGCAGCCAAGGGAAGCAAGAACAAAGGGAAGAAGAGCAAGTCCCCGAAGCCTGTGAAGCCAGTGGAGGACGAGGATGAGGCCGGGTTGCAAAAGTCCCTCAAGTTCAACCTAATGAGCGACGCCCCTGGGGACAGTCCCCGAATCCACCTGCCCCTCAACTACCCACCAGGCAGCCCCGACTTAGGCCGCCATTACCGCTCCAACTCCCCATTGCCTTCCATCCAGCTACAACCCCAGTCACCCTCGGCCTCCAAGAAGCACCAGGTGGTGCAGGACCTACCGCCTGCAAACACTTTTGTGGGCACCGGGGACACCACGTCCACGGGCTCCGAGCAGTACTCCGACTACAGCTATCGCACCAACCCCCCCAAATACCCCAGCAAGCAG TTACCTCACCGCCGTGTCACCTTCTCGGCCACCAGTCAGGCCCAGGAGCTGCAGGACCCATCACAGCACAGTTATTATGACAGTGGCCTGGAAGAGTCTGAAACGCCATCTAGCAAGTCATCCTCAGGGCCCCGACTTGGTCCCCTGGCCCTACCTGAGGACCACTATGAGCGCACCACCCCTGACGGCAGCATAGGTGAAATGGAGCACCCCGAGAACG ACCTCCGCCCTTTGCCCGACGTCGCCATGACGGGCACTTGTACCCGGGAGTGCAGCGAGTTTGGTCACTCTGACACATGCTGGATGCCTGGCCAGTCGTCTCCCAGCCGCCGGACCAAGAGCAGCGCCCTCAAACTCTCCACCTTCGTGCCTTACCAGGACCGAGGAGGGCAGGAGCCTGCGGGCGCCGGCAGCCCCAGCCCCCCGGAAGACCGGAACACCAAAACGGCCCCCGTGCGCCTCCTGCCCTCCTACAGTGCCTTCTCCCACAGTAGCCATGACTCCTGCAAGGACTCGGCCACCTTGGAGGAAATTCCCCTGACCCAGACCTCGGACTTCCCACCCACAGCCACACCGGCATCTGCCCAGACCGCCGCCAAGCGTGAGATCTACCTGTGA